The Heptranchias perlo isolate sHepPer1 chromosome X, sHepPer1.hap1, whole genome shotgun sequence genomic interval TCTTAGAGATTGGTTTCTATGTACTGCTGTGTAGTCAGGCAGATCAattttgtatcgctggttttcaagGAATCAGGTCACCACTTGTTTGCTGTCTACCAGCTCTAAAATTGCAGACCTTTCAGCAGTAGGTCTGTTAAAGCTTTCAAGCTTTCTTCATTCCAGGTAGGGTTTAAGTGGTTAGGTTCATATCCCTACTGACTGGTGACATTTTTACAGCTGACCATTAACCACTCTCCTGACCACTGTGCCACATTGTTTCAAACTTTGGTTTTatgcacacacacagccacagaaccatagaaaatgCATGTGTATAGCTCCAGCTGACTTTCAAATATAATAGAATATTTGCACCTAATGGTACAGCTTAAACCTTTAAGCTTCTCACTATGAAATGCTGTCCCGCTCTcaatatcatttttaaaaatgcactgaTATGATGTTATAGATTATAGTACGACTGATAGTTGGGTCCCAAATAGCTGTTATGGAAGATCAAAGGCAGTGCAACAGTTggctgctataattggcctcagccacCCTTGTTTAGGAAGCGGAAatgtcagccatggttcctgcttctgattgctatccagtgatctcaACTGCAAAACTGTCTGTGGATGTAGGGTGAGGACAGTCAAATACACGACTGACATTCAATCTAGGCttatgcatgaagaatggccacttggctgaggtactggagggcttgcCTGCATGTGATGCCCactgtatcccagcatgagtcagtgccttctggAGAGATTAAGTGGAGGGGGGAATCAGATGAAAATTGGGATCAACCCACCAGTAGCACCAAAATGGAAAGCACACTGAACATTGCAGCAACTGTACATGGAATACCTGCCGTTGAATGGGTCCAGTAGTTGTGTTTGTCTTGAACTATGTTTTACACTATATAACCATGTTGAAGACTTTGGATCAGATCTTCCATTACTAATAGTTAACACTAATAGTTTTGTTCAGGCACTGGGCAGTACTAAGTTAACAGTCAAATACTGAAAATAAAAAATCTGTTTACTACCTCAAAGCAAGTCTTTTGGTTCACAATGAAATTTAAATCCAGTACAGAATATAGTTATTCCCCCTCCTTCTGCCAGTTTTCTTGCTTTTCCCCTAAACTGCTTCTCCTGAAGGGATTGACTCTTTGCTGGAGTACTCTTCTATGGGTGCTGGACACTGTCCAATACATTGCTAGTTTGCTATTCTTTGTGTGAGTGAAGACGGGGATTGTTATTAGGAGGGGAACCCTGACTGCctcattctcccctccctcccatgtACCTTACCAGGGGTGCTGAAGCTAGCTGTGCCGACCCCTGCTGTCAGCCCAAACCAGGGATCAAGCCTGGGACCTGACTTGGCTAATCACTGTCTTAACTGTTGAGCGAGCCAAACTGTGTATTTTTAATGGAACAAACTACGCGATTTATACTACCACTGCAAAATTATAATGACCAATGCAAATTTGCAGCTATTGTCTTATTCACAGCTTTGTAGGAAAtgggaaaggccttggggaggtcAAAGGTAAAGGAGCATTAAGGGTGTTATCAATAGGATCAGGTGTTCCAATCTTGTCATGCTCTTTCTTTACCTTTTGAACCTTGGTAGCAATTTAATGTCCTGAATAGTGACtgtaaaatttgtttttaaacacTTATTGTACATAATGTTAATTTGGTGCGaacaaagatttctcctcatttgtTCAACCTCCATAACTTTATTTTTGTTGAAATGTTTCAAATGAATTTAGTTCTCATTAAGGTGAAAGATGTCCGTGCTGGGGAGTGGAGCACTTTCCACTTTAGTTGCCCAGTATCGGCATCACGCACACCAAGGTAAACCTGTTCCTTTGCGCTTCAGCATCAGAAGACCACCTGTGAGAATGTTTCCACTTCCCACACCAGCAATCATATGGCCTGTTTGGCCAGTAAATGTCTGATTAGGAGCAATTTTGTGCTGTGGCCCCATGGCTATTTGAAACTAGGTTGAGGCTGTCCAAACTCACTTCACATAGGACCTAGTTAAAGACATGGAGCTGCTCAAACAGGATAAATCAATGACCTATAACTGCATTGAGAATGCATGCCACATGGAGTGAATGCTGTGAGTGCACTCAATGTGGGTTAGGGTTCAAGTTGCATACCTCATATACTACACCGTGCTCAAAAGAAAACTAAAATGAATTCTGCTTATACGGCACCTTCGGGAAAATTACAATTAAGAGCTGGCAAAGTTGTGGAATCGCCGACAGTTCGTCGGTCTTTTTAATTGTGGCGCAAATGCGCAAAATGCCTCAAAAAATGTATTGGAGCTCTGGTTGCTTTTGTTGCCAAAGTAGAATTGGTTAACAAGAATTTAAACGGTTGTGCAGTATAAAATGATCGCTAAAGCTGGTTCGAAGCAAGTTCCACTGTTATTCCCAATGCTGCCTGTACAATGTGCATCAGTTGATCACCAGATTTTAGGGTGCTTTCTCTCATCAGCAGGGGAGGAGAGCCGTGACATGGATGTGATGCCTGACCATATCCTTCAGCCAGCCCCTGACAGGCCTTCTTTTATAGATAGGCTTGCTAACAGCATTGCAAAACGAAAAAGATCTACGCCGCAGAAATTTGTGGGTAAGAGCTTCcgtgtatttattttaaatgtcccAAAAGGATAGTGGAGGGTTAGGTTATTGTACAACTGTGTTTTTCCATGTCTTAGTCCTTACAATTGCTTGTCCCCTTGGCAACTTAAATGTTTTACTGTACTTGCAACTAAATTAAGGGGGGACTCAACCCTACAAGAAGCAAACTAGGTGATGCAGTTGATTGTGCTGGATCCAGTGCATTCTGCATAATCCACTGTGGTGATCTGGCAGCATATAGTCTTGGTTTTGCTTTACCGTTTTCTGcagaattgtgtgtgtgtgtgtgtgtgtgtgtgtgtgtgtgtgataattTTCAGCAAGGTTGCAAATACTTACCTTTTAAGAACTAAAAGCTTAATATTGTCATAGAATTATCTTTTTTTTTGGATGTTGGGCTCCATTTTCCTTTTATACATCTTCTATTTAATTTCAGATTATTAAAAGATAGCCTTGAAAGTTCTTGATTATTTCCAACCCCAAATTAGAGATGTTTATATTCAATTCTCTGGGGAAAGGGCCCCATTTTAATATACAACGTCCAAATGAAAGGGTATTTTTACCATCCACTGCCCAAACAAAATGCTATCTATTTGGGTTTGGCGAGGAACTTTTGAGACTTCCTAAATTGGGAGGAATCCTGTTTGTTTTTGAGGTCTTCTATCATTGGCGGGTAGAAGTGTGTGATCTCTCTCTGGTTGTTTTAGGTTTTATTTAtagttttgattatttttgttcCAGTGCTAGTTGAAAGTTGCATTCCTGAGCCAGACTCTGAATGAATTAAGTTTGGCTGGTCCATTTTTCACTGGTCAGTAAATAGCCTCAGTCTTCTTtgtaagcttgtgatttcaaagtaCTCTGCTTTTCCTGATGTCTTATTGTGATGGTGAAACATGCAGGTCAACAAGAATTTGGCAATCCTTGATCCTGAACTTTGACGGGGTCAATATAGAGGACCTCCAACCAGATACTTCATTCCATCCAAACTCCTTCGCCGCAGCATGCCACTCCCATCCCACTTGCTGCAGCCACTGCTGTATCCACTCTGCACAATTGTAGTGGCACCATCTTGTGTCTGCTTGAGACTATACACAATGTAAAGCATGTCAAttttggactcttaagggaatcaagggatatgggaatcaggcaagaaagtggagttgaagtcctaagatcagccatgatctcattgaatggcagagcaggcttgaggggctgtatggcctactcctgctcctatttcttatgttcaattgAGGGTCTCTTTAGGAATAAATGAGTTAATATTTGTTGTTCAATGGTCTGTGCTTATTGTTTGCTATACAGTTGATATAATCCAACTTTGGATTACTCGGATATTAGAAATAGCATGAAAGTACTGTTCATTGATTTTAAAGTATGTACCCCACACCCATTTTTGATTATGCATTTTTGTAAGCTTTACTAATcacaaaattgtcactaagaaggGAGTTAAAGGAAGGAGGGGATGGTTTTACTTGATAACTTTGTAGATAATGTCTGCCACCAGTTGCCAGCACTGAAACCAAATTGGATATGATCGAGTGTCTGTGAGGCTGGTAATTTGGCATGAGTAACCTACATATGTGTGGAATAAATATACAGTGCTGTTCTAAATTAAACAGAAGAGAATGGGTTATGAAAAAGTTTCTGTACTTCCTAGCTGAGCCACTGAATAAAAACACCTTGAGATTGGATTTTGCCTCAAGCAgcccggggtgggtgggggagagaaagaggcagcAAGTGCATGTGTTTTGGTCAAGTACAATGTAATATTGCTCCTAAAGGGTTCAAAGTAGTAGTTGCTACCTTTGCtgaagattgcaggaagatagtAACCCTGGGAGTGGGgttaggaagatggtggtggggtcGTAGGGAAGAAAATGTCAGGTGGATATTGTCTTGAAGACCATTTGTATTCCTGAATGAATATCAGAGCATCtttcttttaatttgttttaactATTGCACTGCTGACATTGTAATAGAATTTGAAAACAAATGGTTTCAATTGTTAGTTACCATTCCTGAAACCAGAATTGTGAAATTGGTactaattttatttaaaatatattgatctaataaattgggggggtggggtgggggaggaaatgtcAGTTGTAAATTAAGTTACCTTTAACTTCCCTTCCTTGCTGATTTTCTGTGTTTTCTGATTTTTAAACCCTAATCCTTTCTTTTCAGGTGATAAACACATGCGCCTCAACCTATCTGATGTTCACTTTGAGATGAACTCCAATTTTGAGAAGGATGTAGAGATGATGGCTCCTCACCCCATGGACCAGAATTTGGGCAGTGCACTGTCCTATCTAGGAACAGAAGCAATGAGGCCTCCAAGGCTCCCCATGACCAGTTGCATGCCGGAGATCACACCAGTGATCAGTGCTGTCTACTCCCATGTACATCCCATCCACAGCCGAGCTGAGGCGCAGGGAAGTCGAGAGGCAGCAGAAGGTCATGAAGACGTGCCAGAGCATCTGAATTCTAGAGCAAAAAACCAACTGGTGGAGCTTGGAGTGTCTCCGAGCAATGGTTGTCATGATTCCACAGATACAGAAAGCAGCCATGAAGACAGGAATGCCCATACTTTCCCTAGTAACTATGCCACAAGGCAAAGCCCGGCCTATTCCAAAGAGGACCCAAAGGCACAGGAGCCTCCATCATCTGCCAAAGCAGCCCAAAGCTCAGCCAAAGAGGTCCTAAGAGTCTTAAATGAAGATGGAGAACAAGTTAAGGCTTATAAGTGTAACCACTGCCGGGTTCTCTTTCTTGACCACGTGATGTTTACCATACACATGGGTTGCCATGGATTCAGAGACCCTTTTGAGTGCAACATCTGTGGCCACCACAGCCAGGATCGGTACGAATTCTCCTCGCACATTGTCCGAGGAGAGCACAAAGTGAGTTAGAGAGGGCCACGTGGACTACACTTTTCTACTCCCCTTGCACTGACTTCATCTAAAGAAGGAGGTGTTCTTACTAGGGTTGGACAAGATAATTGTTTTCAGGGATTAATCTACAGAATAAACTGGGGTTAAATTTGGGCTCCATTTTCCAATTAAAACTAAATGTTCCCCACCTGGAATTTTTTTGTTGACACAAAGATGCTAACCTTAAATGCTATTTGGTTGAACTTCAGTAGAGAAGAAAAATACATATTTCTAGGGGCCCAATTTTACAGTTGATGCCAGTTAATGAAGATTCAGATTATGGTACATTTTTTTCAAGCACTGATTTATTTGTTATGTATATAAGGCAGTATGGGTTTTGCTTAATAGGGATGAACTGAAAATGAGATTTTCATTCCCACCAAAGCACCCCAATTAATGGCTTCAGCTGTGTTCTATCCTTCGAGATAGTTCAACTGTTAATAAATCCTAAAGACCTTGTGTAACTTTAGAAGAGAATCTTCTGATGGAAACTACTGACCCTTTTAGAGTCATATGAATTCTTAACTTAGATAAATAACAGTAATTTGTCCAAATGACCTGTATCAAAGAGAACTACCTATGTTTATGTCTTAGTGACATTTGTCTTTGAAGTTTGAGATTTTACAAATGCCCATTTTTAACATTTGAACATCTGCAATTTTGATAGTTTTATGATGAAAGAGATGACTTgcccacttttttttaaagtccctGTTCAAAAACTGTGGATTAATCCCAGAGTATTGTGACTAGGCTACCCAATTACACGACTAGGGTGTCCAGCCAGATTCTTTGATAGTATGGGGAGTGGGAAATTCATTGGCAAGAGTAACCTTTTTAAAAGAACAAAGTTTTTAACTGCTCCGATTTGAAGATGCCCAATAATGTAGTAGTGAATGTGCCTCCTTTCTCTCACTGTGGTTACA includes:
- the ikzf4 gene encoding zinc finger protein Eos isoform X4, whose amino-acid sequence is MLNPSINPHSTLKMDIEDCNGRGYISGSGDSSMDKEFSGAMVGPTVSTPNSQHSSPSRSLSANSIKVEMYSDEEAGRLLAQEDGASDKDEAVIADESLSDPLGFCEGTGQGPHSPGGIRLPNGKLKCDLCGMVCIGPNVLMVHKRSHTGERPFHCNQCGASFTQKGNLLRHIKLHSGEKPFKCPFCNYACRRRDALSGHLRTHAVSSPTVGKPYKCNYCGRSYKQQSSLEEHKERCHNYLQSLNAEPPQPSTQQAGEESRDMDVMPDHILQPAPDRPSFIDRLANSIAKRKRSTPQKFVGDKHMRLNLSDVHFEMNSNFEKDVEMMAPHPMDQNLGSALSYLGTEAMRPPRLPMTSCMPEITPVISAVYSHVHPIHSRAEAQGSREAAEGHEDVPEHLNSRAKNQLVELGVSPSNGCHDSTDTESSHEDRNAHTFPSNYATRQSPAYSKEDPKAQEPPSSAKAAQSSAKEVLRVLNEDGEQVKAYKCNHCRVLFLDHVMFTIHMGCHGFRDPFECNICGHHSQDRYEFSSHIVRGEHKGGERDCWGGTVD
- the ikzf4 gene encoding zinc finger protein Eos isoform X2, giving the protein MLNPSINPHSTLKMDIEDCNGRGYISGSGDSSMDKEFSGAMVGPTVSTPNSQHSSPSRSLSANSIKVEMYSDEEAGRLLAQEDGASDKDEAVIADESLSDPLGFCEGTGQGPHSPGGIRLPNGKLKCDLCGMVCIGPNVLMVHKRSHTELSSSWIRNHIFAGERPFHCNQCGASFTQKGNLLRHIKLHSGEKPFKCPFCNYACRRRDALSGHLRTHAVSSPTVGKPYKCNYCGRSYKQQSSLEEHKERCHNYLQSLNAEPPQPSTQQGEESRDMDVMPDHILQPAPDRPSFIDRLANSIAKRKRSTPQKFVGDKHMRLNLSDVHFEMNSNFEKDVEMMAPHPMDQNLGSALSYLGTEAMRPPRLPMTSCMPEITPVISAVYSHVHPIHSRAEAQGSREAAEGHEDVPEHLNSRAKNQLVELGVSPSNGCHDSTDTESSHEDRNAHTFPSNYATRQSPAYSKEDPKAQEPPSSAKAAQSSAKEVLRVLNEDGEQVKAYKCNHCRVLFLDHVMFTIHMGCHGFRDPFECNICGHHSQDRYEFSSHIVRGEHKGGERDCWGGTVD
- the ikzf4 gene encoding zinc finger protein Eos isoform X5; translation: MLNPSINPHSTLKMDIEDCNGRGYISGSGDSSMDKEFSGAMVGPTVSTPNSQHSSPSRSLSANSIKVEMYSDEEAGRLLAQEDGASDKDEAVIADESLSDPLGFCEGTGQGPHSPGGIRLPNGKLKCDLCGMVCIGPNVLMVHKRSHTGERPFHCNQCGASFTQKGNLLRHIKLHSGEKPFKCPFCNYACRRRDALSGHLRTHAVSSPTVGKPYKCNYCGRSYKQQSSLEEHKERCHNYLQSLNAEPPQPSTQQGEESRDMDVMPDHILQPAPDRPSFIDRLANSIAKRKRSTPQKFVGDKHMRLNLSDVHFEMNSNFEKDVEMMAPHPMDQNLGSALSYLGTEAMRPPRLPMTSCMPEITPVISAVYSHVHPIHSRAEAQGSREAAEGHEDVPEHLNSRAKNQLVELGVSPSNGCHDSTDTESSHEDRNAHTFPSNYATRQSPAYSKEDPKAQEPPSSAKAAQSSAKEVLRVLNEDGEQVKAYKCNHCRVLFLDHVMFTIHMGCHGFRDPFECNICGHHSQDRYEFSSHIVRGEHKGGERDCWGGTVD
- the ikzf4 gene encoding zinc finger protein Eos isoform X1; the protein is MLNPSINPHSTLKMDIEDCNGRGYISGSGDSSMDKEFSGAMVGPTVSTPNSQHSSPSRSLSANSIKVEMYSDEEAGRLLAQEDGASDKDEAVIADESLSDPLGFCEGTGQGPHSPGGIRLPNGKLKCDLCGMVCIGPNVLMVHKRSHTELSSSWIRNHIFAGERPFHCNQCGASFTQKGNLLRHIKLHSGEKPFKCPFCNYACRRRDALSGHLRTHAVSSPTVGKPYKCNYCGRSYKQQSSLEEHKERCHNYLQSLNAEPPQPSTQQAGEESRDMDVMPDHILQPAPDRPSFIDRLANSIAKRKRSTPQKFVGDKHMRLNLSDVHFEMNSNFEKDVEMMAPHPMDQNLGSALSYLGTEAMRPPRLPMTSCMPEITPVISAVYSHVHPIHSRAEAQGSREAAEGHEDVPEHLNSRAKNQLVELGVSPSNGCHDSTDTESSHEDRNAHTFPSNYATRQSPAYSKEDPKAQEPPSSAKAAQSSAKEVLRVLNEDGEQVKAYKCNHCRVLFLDHVMFTIHMGCHGFRDPFECNICGHHSQDRYEFSSHIVRGEHKGGERDCWGGTVD
- the ikzf4 gene encoding zinc finger protein Eos isoform X3 codes for the protein MDIEDCNGRGYISGSGDSSMDKEFSGAMVGPTVSTPNSQHSSPSRSLSANSIKVEMYSDEEAGRLLAQEDGASDKDEAVIADESLSDPLGFCEGTGQGPHSPGGIRLPNGKLKCDLCGMVCIGPNVLMVHKRSHTELSSSWIRNHIFAGERPFHCNQCGASFTQKGNLLRHIKLHSGEKPFKCPFCNYACRRRDALSGHLRTHAVSSPTVGKPYKCNYCGRSYKQQSSLEEHKERCHNYLQSLNAEPPQPSTQQAGEESRDMDVMPDHILQPAPDRPSFIDRLANSIAKRKRSTPQKFVGDKHMRLNLSDVHFEMNSNFEKDVEMMAPHPMDQNLGSALSYLGTEAMRPPRLPMTSCMPEITPVISAVYSHVHPIHSRAEAQGSREAAEGHEDVPEHLNSRAKNQLVELGVSPSNGCHDSTDTESSHEDRNAHTFPSNYATRQSPAYSKEDPKAQEPPSSAKAAQSSAKEVLRVLNEDGEQVKAYKCNHCRVLFLDHVMFTIHMGCHGFRDPFECNICGHHSQDRYEFSSHIVRGEHKGGERDCWGGTVD